In Erigeron canadensis isolate Cc75 chromosome 7, C_canadensis_v1, whole genome shotgun sequence, one DNA window encodes the following:
- the LOC122608449 gene encoding 40S ribosomal protein S24-1-like, producing the protein MADTKAVTIRTRKFMTNRLLSRKQFVIDVLHPGRANVSKAELKEKLAGMYSVKDSNAIFVFKFRTHFGGGKSTGFGLIYDSVENAKKFEPKYRLVRNGLDTKVEKSRKQLKERKNRAKKIRGVKKTKAGDAAKKKK; encoded by the exons ATGGCTGACACTAAGGCAGTGACTATCCGTACAAGGAAGTTTATGACTAACAGGCTTCTTTCCAGGAAGCAATTT GTGATTGATGTGCTTCATCCAGGGAGGGCTAATGTCTCCAAG GCTGAATTGAAGGAAAAGTTAGCTGGAATGTACAGTGTTAAGGATTCAAATGCCATCTTTGTATTTAAATTCAGGACTCACTTTGGTGGTGGTAAATCAACTGGTTTCGGATTGATTTACGATTCAGTAGAAAATGCAAAGAAGTTTGAGCCTAAATACAGGCTTGTCAGG AATGGCTTGGATACAAAGGTTGAGAAGTCCAGAAAACAGTTGAAGGAACGAAAGAACAGGGCCAAGAAGATCAGAGGTGTAAAGAAG ACCAAGGCCGGAGATGCCGCCAAGAAGAAGAAGTAA